Proteins encoded within one genomic window of Triticum aestivum cultivar Chinese Spring chromosome 2D, IWGSC CS RefSeq v2.1, whole genome shotgun sequence:
- the LOC123049542 gene encoding inactive LRR receptor-like serine/threonine-protein kinase BIR2, giving the protein MSPLLLLLALALPLALATPGSASETQEDDVRCLRGVKSGLKDPDGRLSSWTFGNTSAGAVCDFSGITCWNPQESRVLGLSLAGFGLQGTVPSALKYCRSTNILDLSKNALEGPIPPALCDWLPFLVILDLSGNRFSGPLPSELANCRYLNSLKLSHNNFSGQIPASLSRLERLKSLDLSENRLDGQIPPQLSATFPKESFSGNPGLCGRPVSSHCGRD; this is encoded by the coding sequence ATGTCTCCCTTGCTCCTCCTCCTGGCTCTAGCCCTCCCGCTAGCGCTAGCCACGCCGGGGTCGGCGTCGGAGACCCAGGAGGACGACGTGCGGTGCCTACGCGGCGTCAAGAGCGGTCTCAAGGACCCCGACGGCCGCCTCTCGTCGTGGACCTTCGGCAACACCTCGGCGGGCGCCGTCTGCGACTTCTCCGGAATCACCTGCTGGAACCCGCAGGAGTCGCGCGTCCTCGGGCTCTCGCTCGCCGGCTTCGGCCTCCAGGGCACCGTCCCCTCCGCGCTCAAATACTGCCGGTCCACCAACATTCTCGACCTCTCCAAGAACGCGCTCGAGGGGCCGATCCCGCCCGCGCTCTGCGACTGGCTCCCCTTCCTCGTCATCCTCGACCTCTCCGGCAACCGCTTCTCCGGGCCGCTCCCCTCCGAGCTCGCCAACTGCCGCTACCTCAACTCCCTCAAGCTCAGCCACAACAACTTCTCCGGCCAGATCCCCGCGTCGCTCTCGCGGCTGGAGCGGCTCAAGTCGCTCGACCTCTCTGAGAACCGGCTTGACGGCCAGATCCCGCCCCAGCTCAGCGCGACCTTCCCCAAGGAATCCTTCTCCGGGAACCCGGGTCTGTGTGGACGCCCTGTATCCTCGCACTGCGGCCGCGATTAG